DNA from Drosophila busckii strain San Diego stock center, stock number 13000-0081.31 chromosome 2R, ASM1175060v1, whole genome shotgun sequence:
aatttttatatataagatCAGCGGTAGCACGTGCTGACGCCATAACAAACGTCTCTCTGCGACGCAActggcggcgtcgctgctgacgctacagcgaaaacgagctgtgacgcgtttagctgttttgtgtgtacatacatttgtgagtgcatgcgtgtgtttattgcgataccctagtcaaagtgtatttaaatgttggtggcgcccaactttagtctgtccacttgttttatatacaatagtTTCGTCTTTTGCATCGCTTTCGAATGACGTGCAATATTATAGTACAGTGTGTGATTTTTCTTAGTGGTAAAACATCGCAATCCAAGCGGTATCAATTTGGAGTCTTTGTTTTGAACAACTGGTTGCCGTCACCTAAAATCAGACCAAACTAATAGCCAACAATACATTTTCTTAATTacgaaaatcaattttatatcaggaaagtttatttcaaatcttagcagcgccagcgagaagtttaatataaatctCTCAAATTGCTGTCTCTACCCTTAAGGCTTTAAagcacattatttttttaataacgcGCATAGTGCTTTTACTTGCAAATCATTGCTCTGCAATGTAACAATACAATTATTCATAAGTAAAacttaattgtatttgtacaacagtaaatgcataattatttctGACATATATactacacatgcacacacataaaggATTCATTTGTCCAGAAATAGGCATGCCATCGGACTTGGCAGCAACACCACGGACTCACAGTTTATTGGCAGTAATCGTTAGCGGCAACTTAACTTTTGTTATCGACTTATGATCCGCGCGCTCTTGCTCTGACAACCAGGCCATCTTTAAGAGTacatgcaaaaaatattgtacatTTCTTAACATTCAGCGAACAATTAACAACTTGCCttttgcttatgctgctgGGCGGCATCATAGCATCTGTCGACCACCATCTTTTCGGTAAGTAAGCCTTCCTCGGATGCATATACCGCTGCCTGCCAGGACACGCCCAACTTGGATATCTCCCGGCCGGACATACCCTCGCATAGAGTTGCCATTTTTGTGCATATCTTGCCATAGTCAAAGGTATCAAGTTTAAAGCGCCTGTGACATACAAATTAGTGTTGTTTGCAGTTAAATTTTaccatttgcttaaatttatttaattcaacttACTTCgctcccgctgctgctggctgcaagACATATTTGTCAAAGTACAATCGCAAGAGTCGTTCACGCTCCTCGAGGCCGGGTAGCATAAATTCGACCATTTCGTCGAGACGGTCATTAATAGCGTAATCGAACTGCTCAGGAGTGTTGGATGCTAGCACCAACATAAACTTTGGATTTTGCTCGGATGTCCTATACAAAAATGCATTGAGCGCTGCACGCAAGTCTTCGGAAATCTTTTCCGACGATCTTTTACGCAGAAATGCATCGGCCTCgtcaacaaaaagcaaaagaccGCGTCGTGAAGTATGCGACCAGTCAAACACCTTGTGTATGGCAGTCACACCATCTTTGCCCATTGGTGCCACATCTCCGCCAGTCATTATGGCAAAGTCCATGCCAGAGTGCTCGGCTAGTTTTTTTGCGAACATTGTTTTACCTGTGCCAGGTGGTCCATGCATCAATACATTGCGATAAAGACCACGGTTGATACGGGTATTTTTTGTCGCAATGGCAATGTCTCGCAAACGTTCCTCTAACTTGGGATTCAACACAACGCCCTGCAGAGCGTCTGAGGGTCGAGCACGCAATCGCTTAAAATAGTTAATTGGATGCTTAAGTGCGTCAAGAAATGCAAATCGAGACGTTTCGCCCACGAGCGTCGGCTTTCCAATACGAGCCTCAACATAGCGCGAAACAACACCAGTAGCACCTTTGGCACTATACACGCCCAATGCGAGCAGCGACAAGCCGCCAGCAGCCATTAGTACTTTGTCCCAGTCAGTTAACATTGCTTCTGCCCCGGCACCAATCACCGAACCTGCAGTGCTGCCATAAATGAGTTAGTTAAAGCATTAAAGTACTTTTTCATCGTCCTACATACCGTATGCCTTCAAGTACAGTGGTCCGATGCTCCTGCGCCTTAATACGAATCTTTTCGAGATTGATATCACGATTTTCACGATCGACGCGAGCTTTGGCTCGCAACTCATGCTCCAGCAATTTTAGGCGATTCTTTTCTTTCATCTCAATCTCGTGCTCAATTGTCTGACGCCTCATTGTTTCCTGACGCTGCACACTCTCCTCCTGCTTACGCAGATTCTCCTCCTGAACACGCTGTTGCTGAACCAATTGATCCTCATACCGTTTGCGTGATAATTGATCTTGGTACTGAgcgcgttgctgttgctgcttcgtCTCTTCAATCAGGGTCTTGCGTCTCTCTTCATGATCGATGCGTTTTTGTTCTACTTTAGCCTGTTCGATGTGAGCTTCATATTCTTTCACCTTCGACTGGTACTCCTGTTGACGTGTGCTCTCCTGCATCTTAGATAGCTCCAATGCCTCACGTGCGTGCTCTGTAACAGTACCAGTGGTAATAATAATATGGATGCCATAGCTTGTTAGATTcgcacatatacacacacatgtacatatgcatacaaaaagaCATGTGCATGAGTTATGCAACATGAGCAATGTGATGAAAAATTACTTGAGCGTTCCAGGGTCTTAGCTGCATCTGCCGCTCGCTCAAGCGCCGTTGAATCAAACCTGTAAGCATCCATTGCTTTTCGCTCAGCCTTTGTGAGTTGGGAGTCACCAGTACGTTCGCCTGCAGTTTTGCTCTCCGAATCATTATCAGTACCAGTACCGCCATTCGATCCAACAATTTCAGTTTGCTGGCGATTTCTGCCTAGTAGCCACGACATTTTGTTCAGTTACGTAAGTTGACAACTTTGTTACCTACTGGAACTACAATTTtgtaacaataaaaatcaatgaaaaaCTTTTAAGGAAATACATGAATCTCGGAGAATGTGATTCTGATTAGAGGTGGAGGTCTACATATGGGACACTGATGGTTTTCCACTATCGAATAGCCATCGATAGCAGCTTTGTAATATCGgttgttttttatagttttccATTCCACTGAACACAGCACTATGGCCCCTTTATCGATTTTTACATCTAAATTgaagcactaagcatacaataCATAGTGGGACCAAATCGATTAAAACagtgctgcataaaatttctgTGTGATTGGGACCCAGTCGGGCTTCGTGAACTTTCGTGCTGAGATCGCAACCCGAGCACTTATTGCCAAAATCAAAGCAGATGCAATCGGTCATTTGATGTAGAGCTCTATGGATGTTGGTTAtctgtaattttatttattacatttcatataaatttagtaCTTATTGCTTATAGCACTGACTCCCTCTAAGCCCGCAAGCATTCAACAAGATCGAATTTATCGCTTACAGCTGTCTAAATACTAAGCAGTGTGATTGTCACAATAGTCACCAAAAATACCACAGCTTTAGAACTTAACCTATCGATATTAAAATACTGATCGGTCGTCCCGCGACATTCCCTCCACCATGAAGGAACCGCTTCACTTACATCCAGAACGGCTAGTTTGGAGACGGGACGCACCATTAGTCGGCCACAGTTACTGTCAGCCACATGCACACTGACGCGTCGAGCTATTCCATCTGCTCCAGCGTAGATCTCCTCAACGATTCCCATGCGCCATTCTCTGCGCGGCATATCTGGATCGCAGAAGAATACCACATCTACACGCGTCGGCTTGGTGCTCCTGCACCATATCTTGCGCCGCATGAGTGTAGGCAGATACTCATGGACAAATCTCGTCCAGAATCGGTCCCTCATCATGCGTGTTATGCGCCTTCTTTCCCTCGGTGACACGCGTATTTGGTGCGTTCGCTAGTGTCGTTTGGGGCTAGAGCCGCTTCCTGGTCCCCTGCTAACGGCAAGTGGGTAAGCGGGCGagaattattaaaaagctTTGCAGTACGTGCTCCCTCGGCGTCGTCTCCTGTAGAGAATGACGTAGCACTCTCTTCACGCACTGCACCACTCGCTCCCATGCTCCTCCTTCAGATGGATTCGATGGACAGTTGAGTATCCATTAATCCCTCGGGTGGCAAGCTCATCTTGAATCCTGTCTGGTTCGAAGACTTCCATGAATTTCTTGGCCTCTCAATCGGCCCCGATGAAATTATTGCCGCTGTCTCTCCGCTGTGCCTTAACTGGGCGACAAGGCGACCGGCTACCACAAGTAGTGGTCCAAAGTAATCCAGTCCCGTGTATTTAAGTGGCCATCCGTTGGCCTCCAGGCGATTCTCGGGCAGTGGCGCCATCATTTATTGCACTGGCTGCGCCTCAGTAATTCTTGCGTATCTCGCTAATGGTGTCACCCAGATTCTGATGCCTCATCCTCACATGGTGGTGATTCACAATCATCTCGGATAATGGGCGCCGGTGAGAGAGTATCATCGGCCGTCTTGCGGTATACGGCATGCATAGCGCTGCATCTACTCTGCCATTTGACGGAACATTCAAAAATTTCGAGTTTAGCGCTATCAGCTGCTTAAATACTAAGCAGTGTGACCGTTACAAATAGTCACCAAATATACCACAGATTTAGAACTTAGACTATCGATATTAAAATACTAATCGGCCGATCATGAACAATTTGACTATACGCTAAAAACTTGGGACAATCGCCCAATGCACAGGCTGAAAATCTCGATCTTTTAGTTTTCATATTAGacagaaataatatttttttacagaAGACCGCAACAGCGGACCGACTTTTATTGCCTGATCGTTATTTGCtttcgtatttttattttagacttGGCAGTAGGATAGCGTGAAGAATCCATACTGTTCCCTgtacgcttatattttttaaaatataatatgttaGGAATTTGGAGAGCTTATCGTCCCATGAGTAGCACATTGTTCTTGTCGTCTTGCATTTGGTTCTGTTTTTCCATCTTAGTTCTGCCTCGGTTGCTGCTTTATTCTCTACATCACTCTACAGagaccagagaacggcatggATACACCCACCCTAAAAAATTACATTGACATCCGTACACACAACCGAAATTGCGACTGATGTCAGCCTACGCTTATTGCGCGGCTAGCTGATGGGGAGCCTACAATTATTGTGAGGGATGTTAAACAGACATTCCTCGCCTGTTTGTGAGATTATAATAAAAGGTCATAcaattgtttgtgtgcttctgtttcgctacctgcaGTTGCGTCGGCGCCGCTGCCAGTGCAGACAGAGCTagacagcaagcgagattttctctcgcttatgcttatatgcctgCCGATCGTATTTTGTATgcgcgcacattttctttGCCCTTGTTTTGAGGATGTCTGAAGACATCCCTTCGTCTTTGCTCATGTCTAGTGGATGTGTGTATGCCGCTCATAGCCTCGTATTGTGTTCGCGCGTATGTACTCACACCCATGTCTTGCGGTTGCCACCAtgttgcttaaaaagtgccacccctGCCGTTCTATGCAATTAACGACCAGGTGGACGTATCACCACCTAGCCATGACGAGGTCCAAGTCGCTATAATGCGACTCAAAAACAAGAAGGCAGCCGTCGCAGATTGACTGCCAGTAGAGTTGTTTAAGACCAGGGATGGGCGATGAGCTAATAAGGTCCATGCATCAGCTCTTCTGCAAAGTATGGCTAACAAAAGCATGCCCGATGATTGGAATCTTAGTGTCCTTTGTCCTCTGCTCAAGACGCCAAGCTACACGACTGTTGGCCGAGCGGATGCATTCTTTTGGTCAGTTTGGCGGTAAGCggttgagcgagagagcgggttAGATTTCCTCCAACGTTAGGCGCAGTTGTTAATAAACCACACCACACGAAGGGATTTTCTGTATTAAATTCCACGTTATCTTAAGATCACaaatttaatagattttaaGTGGTAGGTAATTAAACCTCTAAGAGCGTCTGTTCCTGCCAATGCAGGAAGTAAACAAGAGTGAGTCAGGACAGGAAGCCCAGGGCTAGATGCTTAAAGCGCCCAGGGACGAAGAAGAGCCAGAGCTTTCAGTGGTGGTCGGCTGATCCCACACAAAGCTCAGCTTATCGGCCCAGCTGATCTGTGGGTCCAGCTGATTTCGTTACAATATGATTGGTCGCTGCAAGCGAGATATCACCGCTGCATTTCCCGCTATCGAAAAGGAGTCAGCAAGAGTGGGTCTGCCGGTAGACGAGGGCAAGTTAGTTGGTTCCGCCGTTAACACCAAAAATTGTGTCAGCCTGGAGATCAAGCGAAAAATCACACTTGCCAATAGATGTTACTTTGGGCTCATAAGTAAGCAAGTGTGTAGCAGAGCCCTCTCTCGATCGACAAAAACAACACTTTCGTATGGCGCAGAAGCATAGGTAATGTCGCAGACGAATGCAGCCGCTCTCGGAGTTTTGGAGAGGAAAATTCTTCGCAAGATCTCCGACTAGTTCATGGTGGGGACGACTTTCACATTCGTATGAACCACGAGCTGTACGGCGAAATCGACGTTGTCCAGCGCATTACAATACAACGTTTGCGCTGGCTCGGACATGTCGTAGGCATGATCGAAGAAGCTCCAGCGAAAAAAGTATTCGAAGCGAAAGCTAACGAAGGACGACGAAGTGGACGACCACGCCTCCGATGGAAGAACCAAGTGGAGGAGAACCTATCCAAACTTGGGGTAGTGAATTGGAGAAGGCGCGTAAAAAACAGAGGCGCTGGAGAGAGATTTTGAGGTCCCTTGTCTTGTGGATGTACGTATGCTCCCATGCCTCTTGTTGTGTGTACGCGTATTTACCAATACCAATGGCTTGTGAGTGCAACCATGGTGCTTAAAAAGTGTTACGTTCTCTCTTACATCcacacaaagcagcagcgccgctgccGACATTTGTATGACATGTCAGCAAGCGCACACCGCTGTccttattgaaaaaaaaaaaaatccaaaaatcCTGCCCTCTTAGCCGAGCACCAAGGTCGAACCGCAATGAGTGGTGGACACCGGAGCTCGGGCAAATCAGGAAGGGAATGAGAAGACTCTATAGCAGAGCTATTTTTAAAGGAAATGTAGAAAGGCCAAAAGAGACTCGTGGCCTGCCTTTTTCGAGGACCTATCCAGTACCACGGAAGCGTCCAGACTTCGACGATTGCTAGCGAAAGATCCGGCCAAACCAGGTTTTCTCTGCGATCTGGATGGCAGCTTCGTAAGGGACAGCCCAGAGTCTCTGCAGCTAATGATAAATACTCACTTTCCAGGCTGCCTAGATGATGATACGAACTATGCAACCAACATCCTCACCACCAGCAGGTGACCTATGAATGAGTTGAATACGGATAGCTATCGCCTAATAGATGAAATAATATCTGAAGAGAAGATAATCTGGGCTATCAAGTCGTTGATAAGACCTGCCCTTCTACAAGCGGTAAGCAATTACCTCATACCATGGCTCTTAGAACTCTTCAAGGAATTTCTAGCAACAGGGTATATTCCGGAAAAATGGAGAAAGATAAACCACTGCTCACTAAAGGACTACAGTggtagaaataataaaatacactcTTTATAGAAAGGATTTTGCATTGGCAGCATTTCTAGACATAGAGGGTGCGTTCAAAAATGTCATGATCGAGTCAGTAACGACAGTATTCGTCAACATTAGCTCACACCCGATGATCAATTAATGGCTGAGCAACATGCTTAGTTGAAGAATGATCCAACTCTGCACCTATAAGGAAAAAGGCCACAAGGGGCACCCCACAAGGAGGAGAAATATCACACTTGATGTGGAATCTTGATCTAAATGACCTTCTGATCAGATTAAAGCACATAGGATGCAGGGCCACAGCCTACGCTGACGACATAGTTCAACTGGTTACCGGCAAGTTCTTGCCTACAGTCAGCGAGCTCATGGAAAACGTACTCGGCCAATCTCGGCGCTGGGCAGAGCGATACGTACTGGGGGCCAGCCCACAGAAAACCAAACTCGTTCTGTTCACACGAAAATACAAGATTCCGAGCTTCAAACTTCCAACATTTGGAGGAACATAGGTCAAGCTATCAAGAAAAGCTAAGTACCTTGGAGTAATACTGGACTCCTGGCGGAGAAACTTGGAAGAAAGTGTGAAAAAAGGAGGCCCTCTTCATATGTAAAAAGAAGCTGGGGACTGCAACCGTACAGCATTCACTGAATGTATACTGCAGTCATTAGGGCCATCCTAACATATGGAGCGTTAGTGTGGTGGGAAGTGGCCGACACCAACTCCCATTTCAAAAACCTCCAATAGGCTCAAAGACTGGCTTGTCTGGATGCATACGTTCTACTCCTCAAGCAGCCCATATTAGACTTGAACCCGATTGGAATTTTCTTCAGGTACACAGCGGCGACAAGTGCAGCCTGGCTACGAGCCCTAAGACTCTTCCAGCTGCGGAGTACCGGGCACAGTCCTGCTCACGGTAGGACAAACGGTTGTGGAAGAAAGTGACTATCGATAATTAAATGGAACGACAGCTTCCAAACTGTAATCCAACAAGAACAGGCTGGCAGCACGAAGTCTTTACGAGGACTGAAGAGCTGTTCATCTATACGGACGGGTCGAAGATGCAGGAAGGCACAGGATCTGAGTCTGCCGTGTCCTAGATGTCTGGCTTTCCTACCGACTTCCAGACTGGTGCACAGTGTTCCAGGCAGAGATCAGCGCTGTCTAACAAGCGATAAAACTAACAAGCAACTTGACAGATACGACAAGGAGCTTAAGGGTCTATATCGACAGCCAACCAGCTATTAAAGCTCTTGCTTCGAATACCGAATAGAGCGAAGAAAGAAGCATGGCAAGCAGACACTGGTCAGCTGTACTAGGCTCTGAGGCCTTAAAGACACTTTAGCAAGAAAAGGATCAGGATGCTGACGGGAGTCTTAACGGGGCACTGCCATATCGGCCATATGGCACAACAGTTAGGCGGTCCACAGGAACATTGAGGATGAAGAAAGTCTCCAACATCTCCTCTGCGCATAACCACTTCACAGAAGGCGACTTCGATTTCTAGGAGAAGGCGTGGGGTTGAGCAACCTTGCAGAGGTAAGGTTGGAAAATCTGGCAAAGTTTTTGGACTCCACCGGCTGGTTCCAAGGGCTCACTAGCCCACAGGAAATAACCATAGGCAGCTACACCTCTCCTCCAAACATCTTATCAACCACCACATACCCCATCTATTCCTACAGATAAACTGGCATCACAATGGGCCTCATGGGATCTGAGTGTTCTCGTTAGGgaaacttaataataataacctatttatttattattattgtttggaGTAAGCGCGCTGCGACCTAAAAGGTCTATTGTGCCTCCCACTGGTAGATGAGTTAAAGTTCCCTGTCCAGCCCTATTTTGTGCAGAAATACCAAAATTTGTCCGCCCAACAGTCTTTTACTGTGTCTGGCTCCTACCGATTTTTCCCACCAGATCTCGCTATCCCGCTGAGTTTGTAGAGTTATGCTTCTATTGACATAACTTGTCCCAAGCCCATAAAAAGGCTCCGGTCCCCAGAAAGCAGAGCTTGCTCCCTTCCTGGCTAGTACATCAGCAATTTCATTTCCCGGAATTCCGGCGTGGCCCGGGACCCAGTAAATAGCCACCCTGTTGGTTCTACCCAAATTGTTGAGTGAGTCTATACATTGCCATACTAGTCCTGAGACTACCTTGTGAGCAATCAGtgatttgattgctgcttggctgtccGAGAAGATGGCAATGTCACTGTTTATATAGCCTCTTTCCATGTTGAAAGCTGCACATCTTTCTATAGCGTGTACTTCCGCTTGGAAAATGCCTGTAGTAGTCGTAGTACTTGAATTTGGGTCCGCATACTTCTGCTCCTGCGTCATTTTCCGTGAGTGACCAATCTGTATACCACCTAATGGCATGTGTTTTCACATTATAGGTGTTAGATAGGCCTTTCCACACTGTCTTATTACTTATTTCAGTATTAAAGAATCTAGTGAAACTATATTTGGTATCTGTTACGTCCTGAGGGAGTTGTGCTATGAGAGTAGAGGTGTTCCCCTCCTCCCATACTTGCACACTTCCCTGGATTCTAAAACATGCTCTTTTCGCACACTGCTTTATGTAGATGTGCAGTGGTGGCAACCCAAGTAACACGTCCAATGCTGTGGACGGGCATGTGCATGCAGACAATGGTAATGTCGTCGGCATAGCCTTGGCATTCAAACCCGTTGTCTGTAAGAGTTTCAAGAAGCTCGTCAAGTACTATGCTCCACATGAGTGGTTATAGAACACCTCCTTGCGGGCATCCCCTTGTAGTTTGGGCTCTGACTGTTAAAGTACCCACCTCTGCTATCCTGGAGTCTAGTAAGCGTTCTAGCCACATCACTAGTCCTTTCTCTACCTTTCTTTTGGTCAGTGCTCTTACTACTACGTCATGCGCCGTGTTGTCAAAAGCCCCCTCTATGTCCATGAAGCAATCTCTTTAGCCTTCACTGACCTATTGAGAGAGCTCTTGAGCTCTACTAGCGCTGATTCCGTATATCTGCCAGCTCTGTATGCATGTTGGCTCTTATGTAATGGACAGTCTACTAAGTACGTAAGCCTCATGTAGTTGTCCACCACCTTTTCAAGGGTTTTGAGTAGGAAAGAGGTCAGACTTATCGGCCGAAAGGATTTGAGTTGAAAGGGGTCTTCCCTCACAACCTTTGGGAGGAAGATAACTCTGGCTACTCTCCAGGCACTAGGTATATGCCCTAGTGCTATACTGCCCCTAAATAATCTAATAAGATACGGCATTAGCAGCTCCAGTCCTTTTTGTAGATGTATCGGTGATATCCTGTCTACGCCCGGAGCCTTATATGGCATGAAGGTGCTAATTGCCCACCGTATCCTATGATCTTTTACTATTTCTGAGGCTATTTTCCAGTTTGGCCTTCTGGCTGCAGTCCAGTCTGGTTCCCCCTCTATTTGTGTATACGACTCTTTCAGTACTATGCTCATGGGAAAATGTGTAAGGAGTAGAAGTCTAGCCTTCTCTTCCTCATTCTCCGTGAATGTACCGTCTGATTTTTTTAGGCAGAGTTCTTGAATGCCTCTTACGTTTGAAATCGCTTTGAACCCccttgctgctggtggtgtctTTTCTATGTCGGTGCAGAACTTGCGTAAGTGGGCTCGCTTGCTCTTCCTTATTCCTTTATTGTAGGCTGTAAGCTGAGTAGTGTAGTGATCCCAGCTGCTCTCATTCTTCTTTGCTGTGTTAAACAGTTGTCTAACTTTCTTTCTGCTCCCCCATACAGGTTTTGAGCTGCACTCCTTCTACCGCAGCCAACTTAGGTACGACGGTTACCAGCCAGTCCCTGGTATTGTCGTCCGGCATTCCACTACTATCAGACCAGGTCTGAATCTGATGCAGTTGAAATTGAGGCTGGTGCTCCACCCTTTCCTAAACTCCCTGATCATCATCGTCTCTACACTGGTCAATTCTTCCTTGGCCAGCAGTCTGCTTGGGTAGTCCGTGGCCATGATGCCCACCTTGCCTGACTTGGTGGCACTGGCATAAGACACCCGCGGTCTCTTCGTACTTTGAGACGGTGCTTGCCCGACCTCTGTACGACTCTCGTCCCTACCCTTGGGCTTTTTGGGGACTGCCTTGGGGTTGTGTTGAGGCGACGTTTGGTGCAGCTGACGCTTGCGCCCACCCGTTTTGTTGGAAGTTCGTCATCTGGTCACTAGTCCCAGATGGCTCTATACGCCGCTTCTTAGCTAGACACTGCAATGCCAAGACTAGCAAGTGACACTAGATCACCCGGTAACAACCCGGGACAATGCAGTGTCCATTGCCCAGCCGGCACCCTCGTGGAGGGTTCACCTAGAGGATTTTTGCCAGGCCTAATAATAACCTAACTTTACCTTGTATtgctgaaaatatattttttatgtaggGCTGCCACGTCTCCTTTTCCCCGtcacatacatttgcacaacttcctAATACCGAAATGTGTATTATACGCGTAGAAACGCGGCTGTGCTCAATCGTTGCGCGGTCGATCTGCGACTGAAAACCGGTTTcttgttgtgcttgctttcGAACGAACGCTTCGAACTCGAAACAGCTGAACGCACTCTGGGGTTCTAGATATTTCGTTCGGCTACTCTGGGGTTCCAGGCTCAGCCGTTTGGTTGatagcactttttttttgctgtttgacgcctctatatatttcttgcttaGTGGTTATACACAACTGaattaagaaaatttattCCAATACGCACATTCTCCACCGAATCGGCAAAACATTGACACgcaatataattaatgaaGACAAAACAAGTCAAAGTCATTCTGCCTCGCGCCAATTGGATTTCATAAGCAtccaaattaaatcaaacatttttatattttaaacaagagaacaaattaaagttgggcgccaccaacttttagatacactttgactaaggcatcgcagcaaacacacgcatg
Protein-coding regions in this window:
- the LOC108601661 gene encoding ATPase family AAA domain-containing protein 3A homolog encodes the protein MSWLLGRNRQQTEIVGSNGGTGTDNDSESKTAGERTGDSQLTKAERKAMDAYRFDSTALERAADAAKTLERSKHAREALELSKMQESTRQQEYQSKVKEYEAHIEQAKVEQKRIDHEERRKTLIEETKQQQQRAQYQDQLSRKRYEDQLVQQQRVQEENLRKQEESVQRQETMRRQTIEHEIEMKEKNRLKLLEHELRAKARVDRENRDINLEKIRIKAQEHRTTVLEGIRTAGSVIGAGAEAMLTDWDKVLMAAGGLSLLALGVYSAKGATGVVSRYVEARIGKPTLVGETSRFAFLDALKHPINYFKRLRARPSDALQGVVLNPKLEERLRDIAIATKNTRINRGLYRNVLMHGPPGTGKTMFAKKLAEHSGMDFAIMTGGDVAPMGKDGVTAIHKVFDWSHTSRRGLLLFVDEADAFLRKRSSEKISEDLRAALNAFLYRTSEQNPKFMLVLASNTPEQFDYAINDRLDEMVEFMLPGLEERERLLRLYFDKYVLQPAAAGAKRFKLDTFDYGKICTKMATLCEGMSGREISKLGVSWQAAVYASEEGLLTEKMVVDRCYDAAQQHKQKMAWLSEQERADHKSITKVKLPLTITANKL